Below is a window of Paraburkholderia azotifigens DNA.
CGGGCATCGTCTCGATGCCGATCCTCGCGGCCATCTTCAGCGCGGTGGGTGTGCTGGGCGGCTATGTCGTGGGTGTGCTGATGATCGGCGTCGACGCCGGCGCGTTCTGGTCGCAGATGCAGGGTGGCGTCGATGCCTATCGCGACGTCGGCAACGGCGTGATCAAAAGCATCGTGTTCGGCTTCGCGGTGACGTTCATCGCGCTCTACCAGGGCTACGAAGCGAAGCCCACGCCGGAAGGCGTGTCGCGCGCGACGACGAAGACGGTCGTCTACGCATCGCTCGCCGTGCTCGGTCTGGATTTCCTGCTGACCGCGCTGATGTTCAGCTAGGCGGTCGAACCAATACTTGCGCGCCACGCAGGCATCGCGCCGCGGCGGCATAGATTCTCTTTGGGATGACGATGAAAAAAACTGCTCTCGATTTCTGGGTAGGTCTGTTCGTGGTGCTCGGGTTCGTCGCGTTGCTGTTCCTCGCGCTGAAGGCGGGCAACATGAGCTCGCTGTCGTTTCAGGCGACGTACCCGGTCAAGCTGAAATTCGACAATATCGGCGGCCTCAAGGTGCGCGCGCCCGTGAAGAGCGCGGGCGTGACGGTGGGCCGCGTGGCGTCGGTCGGCTTCGACAGCAACTCGTATCAGGCGCTCGTGACGCTCGATCTCGACAAGCAATACCAGTTTCCGAAAGACACGTCCGCGAAGATTCTGACGTCCGGTTTGTTGGGTGAGCAGTACATCGGTCTTGAGCCGGGTGGCGACAGCGAAATGCTGAAAGCCGGCGACACGATCACGATGACTCAATCGGCCATCGTCCTGGAGAATCTGATCGGGCAGTTCTTGTATAACAAGGCAGCGGATTCAGGAGCTGCCAAACCCGGTGCATCTGCTGCGGTGTCCGATCCCGCAGCACCCGCTCCCGCAGCGCCTGCTGCGGCGGCTTCGGGTGCATCCGGCCAATAAGGAGAACAACAAATGAAGACGACACGCTTACGTGTCGCGGGGATCGCGCTGGCTGTGGCAACGCTCGCTGGCTGTGCAACCGTTCAGAACCCTACGAAGGAAGATCCGTTCGAAGGCTTTAACCGTACGGTCTACACGTTCAACGACACCGTCGACAAATATGCGTTGAAGCCGGTCGCGAAGGGGTACGTGTTCGTCACGCCGCAGCCGGTGCGTGACAGCGTCACGAATTTCTTCTCGAACATCGGTGACGTGTATATCGCCGCGAACAACCTGCTGCAGCTGAAGGTCGCCGACGGCGTGTCGGACATCATGCGTATCGTGATCAACACGATCTTCGGTGTCGGCGGCCTGTTCGACGTCGCGACGCTCGCGAAGCTGCCGAAGCACGACAACGACCTCGGCCTGACGCTCGGCCACTACGGCGTGCCGCCCGGGCCGTATCTGGTGCTGCCGCTGTTCGGACCGAGCACGGTGCGCGACGGTGTGGGTATCGTCGGCAACTACTTCATCAATCCGCTGACCTACGTGCAGCCGGACAGCGTGAGCTGGGCGCTGTACGGCCTGAATCTGGTCAACACGCGCGCGAACCTGCTGAGCGCGAGCGACGTGCTGGAAGGCGCGGCGCTCGACAAATATTCGTTCGTGCGTAATGCATACCTGCAGCGTCGCCACTATCTGCTGACGGGCGGCAATGCATCGTCGTCGAGCCTGCCGGACTACGGCAACGAAGCGCCGCTGCCGAAGTACGAAGACGTCGACGGCGGCGCGGCAGCGCCCGCGCCGGCCTCGGCGACGGGCGCGAAGCCCGCAGGAGCTTCGGCGCCTGAAGCGGCGTCGGGTGCGACGTCGAATGAGGCGACAGGCGCCGCGCAACCGGCATCCGGTACGGAAGCGCCGCCTACTGTCCCTGCTGGCCAGATCGTGCCGCCGGCGCTGTTCGGCTATCCTTCGCTGAAGCTGCGCTAAGGCATTTCAAATGCGAGGGTCGTATCTGTCTGCCGTAACACTCGGATACGAATCTCG
It encodes the following:
- the mlaD gene encoding outer membrane lipid asymmetry maintenance protein MlaD, producing the protein MKKTALDFWVGLFVVLGFVALLFLALKAGNMSSLSFQATYPVKLKFDNIGGLKVRAPVKSAGVTVGRVASVGFDSNSYQALVTLDLDKQYQFPKDTSAKILTSGLLGEQYIGLEPGGDSEMLKAGDTITMTQSAIVLENLIGQFLYNKAADSGAAKPGASAAVSDPAAPAPAAPAAAASGASGQ
- a CDS encoding VacJ family lipoprotein — encoded protein: MKTTRLRVAGIALAVATLAGCATVQNPTKEDPFEGFNRTVYTFNDTVDKYALKPVAKGYVFVTPQPVRDSVTNFFSNIGDVYIAANNLLQLKVADGVSDIMRIVINTIFGVGGLFDVATLAKLPKHDNDLGLTLGHYGVPPGPYLVLPLFGPSTVRDGVGIVGNYFINPLTYVQPDSVSWALYGLNLVNTRANLLSASDVLEGAALDKYSFVRNAYLQRRHYLLTGGNASSSSLPDYGNEAPLPKYEDVDGGAAAPAPASATGAKPAGASAPEAASGATSNEATGAAQPASGTEAPPTVPAGQIVPPALFGYPSLKLR